From a single Raphanus sativus cultivar WK10039 chromosome 3, ASM80110v3, whole genome shotgun sequence genomic region:
- the LOC108831144 gene encoding F-box/kelch-repeat protein At4g38940-like produces MSELMDKFLELSVSPLIQSLPDDVTLDIVARVPRSHYPTLSLVSKKFRNLIASSKLYKRRSQLGITQHRLYAILRNRNTNDCRFYILHRKLNSRNRLVVVPSLPPMSYRGSFVSVGSKAYVFNDVDALCIDCTSHTVQPISDMPQRFAASPMCSKLANVIGEKVYLIGDSAFTWERGMSWRKTVMVLDTVTQTWEPVIKKENMRVGALWSDAVVMEDKIYMKGFRNNCSIVYGPEENKWDLMGEVLNSKDWEGGCVVDDVLYFLDCSGKALRAFDPKQTRWSVVNGLDEFLAVETAQSKWPNAVKCGEKKMALFFPKKHDGKEVICCAQIALERRQGGEIWGKLESCDVVVEDGLFDMVKCVAVTV; encoded by the coding sequence ATGTCTGAATTAATGGATAAATTCTTGGAGCTGTCAGTGTCTCCTCTGATTCAGTCACTTCCAGACGACGTAACCCTTGACATCGTGGCTCGTGTGCCCAGAAGCCATTACCCGACACTCTCCCTCGTCTCCAAGAAGTTCAGGAATCTCATCGCCTCGTCTAAGCTCTACAAGAGACGATCTCAGCTAGGCATCACCCAACACCGTCTCTATGCTATCCTCCGTAACCGCAACACGAACGACTGCCGTTTCTACATCCTCCACCGGAAACTCAACTCTAGAAACCGCTTGGTCGTCGTCCCATCACTTCCTCCCATGTCTTACCGTGGAAGCTTTGTCTCGGTGGGTTCCAAGGCATATGTGTTCAACGATGTTGATGCCCTCTGCATTGACTGTACCTCCCACACGGTGCAGCCCATCTCTGACATGCCTCAGCGCTTCGCGGCGTCTCCCATGTGTAGTAAACTTGCTAATGTCATCGGAGAGAAGGTTTACCTGATCGGTGATTCCGCATTCACTTGGGAGCGTGGGATGTCGTGGAGGAAAACAGTGATGGTGCTTGATACGGTAACGCAGACGTGGGAGCCGGtgataaagaaagaaaacatgCGCGTTGGTGCTCTTTGGTCTGATGCTGTGGTGATGGAGGATAAGATTTACATGAAAGGTTTTAGGAATAACTGTTCTATTGTTTACGGACCAGAGGAAAACAAGTGGGACTTGATGGGAGAGGTGTTGAACTCTAAGGACTGGGAGGGTGGGTGTGTGGTTGATGATGTCCTCTACTTTCTTGATTGTTCAGGGAAGGCGTTGAGGGCCTTTGACCCAAAGCAGACCCGCTGGAGTGTCGTCAACGGTTTGGATGAGTTTCTGGCTGTCGAGACTGCCCAGTCAAAGTGGCCTAATGCGGTGAAGTGCGGTGAGAAGAAGATGGCTCTCTTCTTTCCTAAGAAACATGACGGCAAGGAGGTCATTTGCTGTGCGCAGATTGCTTTGGAAAGGCGTCAAGGTGGAGAGATTTGGGGTAAGTTGGAGTCTTGTGATGTTGTCGTTGAGGATGGGCTGTTTGATATGGTCAAATGTGTGGCTGTCACGGTTTGA
- the LOC108844732 gene encoding F-box/kelch-repeat protein At4g38940-like — MSENMEQFLELSVSSPLIPGLPDDVTVNIVARVPRSQYPTLSLVSKSFRELIASPKLYKERSFRGFKEHCVYAVLQHRHKGPFSFYILHRKLNCSNRLVLVKSIRPMFSLGGSYVPVGSEVYVFDGIGALSIDCTSHTVQRIPHMPQEVSDKVTNVVNGKIYVIGQSVFHEVKEGEVRKEWKNSVSVFDIETQLWEPMLVMEKMILGPWSDSVVMDGKIYMRDCMNGISFVYEPEERICEWMDEVMDSKVWVGSCVVDDVLYYYDWSEKALRAYDPKQGCWSVVNGLEEFLAVEETARSWGSKTVNYGDKKLALFFPGDHDGKEVIFCAEIALERRQGGEIWGKVDSCDVVIEDVLFGTLKCVSVTV; from the coding sequence ATGTCTGAAAACATGGAGCAATTCTTGGAGCTGTCAGTGTCGTCTCCTCTGATTCCGGGACTTCCAGATGACGTTACGGTTAACATCGTAGCTCGCGTACCCAGAAGCCAGTACCCGACTCTCTCCCTTGTTTCTAAGAGTTTCAGGGAACTCATTGCCTCGCCTAAGCTCTACAAGGAACGATCCTTCCGAGGCTTCAAAGAACACTGTGTCTATGCTGTCCTCCAACACCGCCACAAGGGTCCTTTCAGTTTCTATATTCTCCACCGGAAACTAAACTGCAGTAACCGCTTGGTCCTTGTCAAGTCAATTCGTCCCATGTTTTCCCTTGGTGGAAGCTATGTCCCCGTGGGTTCCGAGGTGTATGTGTTTGACGGTATCGGTGCGCTCAGCATTGACTGCACATCTCACACGGTTCAGCGCATCCCCCACATGCCTCAGGAGGTGTCTGATAAAGTGACTAACGTCGTCAACGGGAAGATTTATGTGATTGGTCAATCCGTTTTTCATGAGGTCAAGGAGGGTGAGGTGAGGAAAGAGTGGAAGAACTCAGTATCGGTGTTTGATATAGAAACACAGCTGTGGGAACCTATGTTGGTAATGGAAAAAATGATTCTCGGCCCTTGGTCTGATTCTGTGGTGATGGATGGTAAGATTTACATGAGAGATTGCATGAATGGTATTTCTTTTGTTTACGAACCAGAGGAAAGGATATGTGAATGGATGGACGAGGTGATGGATTCTAAGGTATGGGTGGGTTCGTGTGTGGTTGACGACGTCTTGTACTATTACGATTGGTCTGAGAAGGCGTTGAGGGCGTATGATCCGAAGCAGGGCTGTTGGAGTGTTGTCAACGGTTTGGAGGAGTTTTTGGCTGTGGAGGAGACTGCTCGTTCATGGGGGTCCAAAACGGTAAACTACGGTGACAAGAAGCTGGCTCTCTTCTTTCCTGGGGACCATGACGGAAAGGAGGTCATTTTCTGTGCAGAGATCGCTTTGGAAAGGCGCCAAGGTGGAGAGATTTGGGGTAAGGTGGACTCGTGTGATGTTGTCATTGAGGATGTGCTGTTTGGCACGTTGAAATGCGTGTCTGTTACCGTTTGA
- the LOC108844223 gene encoding F-box/kelch-repeat protein At4g38940, with translation MSENMEQSPELSSSPLIPSLPDDITLDIVARVPRSHYPTLSLVSKKFRKLIASPKLYKRRSQLGITQHRVYAILRNRNNTDDCRLYILHRKLNCSNRLVVVRSLPPVSHRGSFVSVGSKVYVFNDVDALCVDCTSHTVQPIPDMPQRFAATPMPSRVGTVMDGKVYLIGDSRFTWDRGMAWRKTVMVLDAETQVWEPVMGKEDMRVGAIWSDAVVMEDKICMRGVRDTFSVVYGPKDNTWESNEVLNSKNWEGGCVVDDVLYFLDCSGKALRAFDPKQGCWSVVNGLEEFLAVETAQSKWPNAVKCGEKKLALFFPKKHDGKEVICCAEIALERRQGGEIWGKLESCDVVVEDGLFDMVKCVAVTV, from the coding sequence ATGTCTGAAAACATGGAGCAATCTCCGGAGCTGTCATCATCTCCTTTGATTCCGTCACTTCCAGACGACATCACCCTTGACATCGTGGCTCGTGTGCCCAGAAGCCACTACCCGACACTCTCCCTCGTCTCCAAGAAGTTCAGGAAACTCATTGCCTCTCCTAAGCTCTACAAGAGGCGATCTCAGCTGGGAATCACCCAACACCGTGTGTACGCCATCCTCCGCAACCGCAACAACACGGATGACTGCCGTCTCTACATCCTCCACCGGAAACTCAACTGCAGTAACCGCTTGGTGGTCGTCCGATCACTTCCTCCCGTGTCTCACCGTGGAAGCTTTGTCTCGGTGGGTTCGAAGGTGTACGTGTTCAACGATGTTGATGCCCTCTGCGTTGACTGTACCTCCCACACGGTGCAGCCCATCCCTGACATGCCTCAGCGCTTCGCGGCAACTCCCATGCCTAGTAGAGTTGGTACTGTCATGGACGGGAAGGTTTACCTGATCGGTGATTCACGTTTCACTTGGGATCGTGGGATGGCGTGGAGGAAAACAGTGATGGTGCTGGATGCAGAGACGCAAGTGTGGGAGCCTGTGATGGGAAAAGAAGACATGAGGGTTGGTGCTATTTGGTCTGATGCGGTGGTGATGGAGGACAAGATTTGCATGAGAGGTGTTAGGGACACCTTTTCTGTTGTTTATGGACCAAAGGATAACACGTGGGAGTCTAACGAGGTGTTGAACTCTAAGAACTGGGAGGGTGGCTGTGTGGTTGATGATGTCCTCTACTTTCTTGATTGTTCAGGGAAGGCGTTGAGGGCGTTTGATCCAAAGCAGGGATGCTGGAGTGTTGTCAACGGTTTGGAAGAGTTTCTGGCTGTCGAGACTGCCCAGTCAAAGTGGCCTAATGCGGTGAAGTGCGGTGAGAAGAAGCTGGCTCTCTTCTTTCCTAAGAAACATGACGGCAAGGAGGTCATTTGCTGTGCGGAGATTGCTCTGGAAAGGCGCCAAGGAGGAGAGATTTGGGGTAAGTTGGAGTCGTGTGATGTTGTCGTTGAGGATGGGCTGTTTGACATGGTCAAATGTGTGGCTGTCACCGTTTGA